The Castanea sativa cultivar Marrone di Chiusa Pesio chromosome 11, ASM4071231v1 genome contains a region encoding:
- the LOC142616884 gene encoding protein neprosin-like, whose amino-acid sequence MALFLFFLAPMSSVGIGIRDTNTVFSKKPKPEVWKQLKRLNKPALKTIESPDGDIIDCVDIYNQPAFDHPLLKNHTIKMRPSSYPEGFSFDESNDISSNSKPEITQPWHLNGSCPEGTIPIRRTKEKDLLRAYYGKKKLSTIQDETDTSIHEYCQISEEGDTYHGLNAEINVWNPAVMAEDEFSLAQFWIAGVDDIDTVIDTIEAGIMVYHDNYHDYETHIFIFWTSDGYRSTGCYNLECPGFVQVDHRIAVGASVAPYSVYGGEQRSLNFLIFKDDFDGNWWLYLAHKYLLGYWPASLFSIMAGSATYVSWGGEVTNTQIGGQHTTTQMGSGHFAEEGTARASYFQNLEVIDAQLVRRGPRNIVTSVTKPNCYNLVNHENSFYFGGPGRSLQCP is encoded by the exons ATGgccttgttcttgttctttcttGCACCAATGTCATCAGTTGGAATTGGAATTAGGGACACTAACACCGTCTTTAGTAAGAAACCAAAACCGGAGGTTTGGAAGCAATTGAAGCGCCTTAACAAGCCTGCTCTTAAAACCATAGAG AGTCCGGATGGAGATATAATCGATTGTGTAGATATCTACAACCAGCCAGCTTTTGATCATCCTTTGTTAAAAAATCACACAATTAAG ATGAGACCCAGTTCTTATCCAGAAGGGTTTTCATTTGATGAGAGCAACGACATCTCTTCAAACTCCAAGCCTGAAATTACTCAGCCATGGCACTTGAATGGAAGCTGCCCAGAAGGAACCATTCCCATAAGaagaactaaagaaaaagatttaTTAAGGGCATATTATGGTAAGAAAAAACTCAGTACCATCCAAGACGAGACCGATACAAGTATCCATGAG TATTGTCAGATTTCGGAGGAAGGAGATACGTATCATGGATTGAATGCAGAAATCAACGTGTGGAACCCCGCAGTCATGGCAGAAGACGAGTTCAGCTTGGCTCAATTCTGGATCGCAGGTGTTGATGATATTGATACCGTCATTGATACAATTGAAGCTGGCATCATG GTCTACCATGATAATTATCACGATTACGAGACTCATATCTTCATTTTTTGGACT AGTGATGGATATAGAAGCACCGGTTGCTACAATCTAGAGTGCCCTGGCTTTGTTCAAGTCGACCACCGGATTGCGGTGGGGGCAAGCGTCGCGCCTTATTCCGTGTATGGTGGTGAACAGCGTTCACTCAACTTCTTGATCTTTAAG GACGATTTTGATGGAAACTGGTGGTTGTACCTTGCGCATAAGTATCTATTGGGATATTGGCCAGCCTCCCTTTTCTCGATCATGGCTGGTAGCGCTACTTATGTTTCATGGGGAGGAGAGGTGACAAACACACAGATAGGTGGGCAGCACACCACAACACAAATGGGCAGTGGCCATTTCGCTGAAGAAGGGACCGCTAGGGCTAGTTACTTCCAAAATCTCGAAGTTATAGACGCTCAACTAGTTCGTCGGGGTCCCAGGAACATTGTCACATCCGTTACGAAACCCAATTGCTATAATCTCGTAAATCATGAAAACTCCTTTTATTTTGGTGGTCCTGGTAGAAGCCTCCAATGTCCATGA